The genomic region GGTCACCCTCGGGAGACAGGAGCGGTTTTACAGCTCGGCCGCCCAGATGCTTCAGGTGCGAGGCCAGCTGCGCGACGGGGGAGACATTCTGACGTCGGACATTCGCGCCGCCGCCGTCGAGCGTT from Gemmatimonadaceae bacterium harbors:
- a CDS encoding type II secretion system protein, which produces MSRRGAGFTLIEMVVATVIAAIVGATLMVTLGRQERFYSSAAQMLQVRGQLRDGGDILTSDIRAAAVER